The stretch of DNA TAGACAAAAATACTACAGGTTTAATGATAGTAGGTAAAACACTATCGGCACAAACTAAGTTAGTAGAATTATTACGCACACGGAGTATCATTCGTGAATACGAAGCGATAACTATTGGTATTATTAATAACGATGGTACTGTTGAACAGCCAATTGCTCGCCATGCTACTAAGCGAACTCATATGACAGTAAATCCTCTAGGTAAACCAGCTATTACACATTACAGTATTATAGAGCGTTTTCGTGCTCATACTCGACTACGGCTGAGATTAGAAACAGGTCGTACCCATCAGATTCGCGTACATATGGCCTATATGAATCACCATTTAGTTGGCGATCAATTGTATCGTAGTAGTCAGCAAAATCATCACAGTAATATAGAAGTGTTACGTCGGTTTAATCGCCAAGCATTACATGCAACTACATTACGATTACACCATCCAATTACAGCAAGAGAAATGGAGTTGCATGCAGCACTACCGCAAGATATGGTCGAATTAGTTAATGCACTTCAAGAGGATAGGAAAAATTTTCTTTAATCTCAATTGAAGATTGGTATTCTAACTTGTTGTTCGTGCTATAGCTTTCATCTTATTGAATTTTGCCTAAATA from Baumannia cicadellinicola str. Hc (Homalodisca coagulata) encodes:
- the rluD gene encoding 23S rRNA pseudouridine(1911/1915/1917) synthase RluD; amino-acid sequence: MAPQYLNITEQVPHILFPQRLDQAIAKLLADYSRSQIKGWILEGKVKVNDQVTILPNKKILGGEIIKISVMIEREHEQYWKAQNIALNIVYEDDDIIVINKPRDMVVHSGAGNLDGTILNALLYYYPAIANVPRAGIVHRLDKNTTGLMIVGKTLSAQTKLVELLRTRSIIREYEAITIGIINNDGTVEQPIARHATKRTHMTVNPLGKPAITHYSIIERFRAHTRLRLRLETGRTHQIRVHMAYMNHHLVGDQLYRSSQQNHHSNIEVLRRFNRQALHATTLRLHHPITAREMELHAALPQDMVELVNALQEDRKNFL